One Hemitrygon akajei chromosome 11, sHemAka1.3, whole genome shotgun sequence DNA segment encodes these proteins:
- the LOC140735667 gene encoding protein ELFN1-like — translation MALHSLGLWICLASLMNAVGVSGDCWLIEGEKGFVWLAICSQNQPPYESIPQHINSTIVDLRLNENKIRSVQYSSLNRFGNLTELNLTKNQISYIEDGAFSAQYNLRVLQLGFNKLRNITEGILRGLGRLEYLYLQANLIEVVSPNSFWECPNVMNIDLSMNRLQSLESSTFLGLSKLSTCELYGNPFDCSCPLLGFLKWLVQFNNTTRNYDRTQCTTPAEFAGSPLLGQGQFGSEDALSSLLLLCNEEFHSLDPRFLFTQKPTATTATSESPCEAEDCPSGEESTPLISFQTPVITMDVTPELKLKEVSYNTVTLLVRSPSSAAMPSLLVQYSNSASKDVKSLDTQEEEIKVEELAPNTNYTYCVASVRNSLRYNQTCISFSTRARIRSKPLPAPSSTTHYIMTILGCLLGAAILLSVIYYCLRKKKEERVKDKRPGDAKKTIIELKYAPELETITITQMAQKPPPPSDIMSSRLPFLPSPRALDEYDVQEELDSPNTSRGSYMDVRTGEHPYHRDILESMFAESHDSATEISTIAKEVDQVNLIINNCIDALQTESSSFRGPGSGPSMESQGFLRADQALGKSGFLSPVYRESYHPLKRHSSVDAAPRCPSNASNCSVRSPRSVRSDIYACPRYKPENKYIERTSPARSAVLSATPCRIGRVEAGQMQTNSDHPHLYAGLHPGEKKQARSPSPCVIEAPPRSRSRRNLAYTQFSPQYHSVSYASSPEYSSKPSKGVWERYKPHEKWHRQEEYLAAGYALRKKVQFATDEDLHDILDYWKGVSSQHKS, via the coding sequence ATGGCTCTACACAGCCTTGGTCTCTGGATCTGCCTTGCCTCCTTGATGAATGCTGTTGGTGTTTCTGGTGACTGCTGGCTCATTGAAGGAGAGAAAGGATTTGTCTGGTTAGCAATCTGCAGCCAGAACCAACCTCCTTACGAATCCATTCCTCAGCACATCAACAGCACCATCGTTGACCTCCGCCTGAATGAGAACAAGATCAGAAGCGTCCAGTACTCTTCGCTCAATAGGTTTGGCAACCTGACCGAACTCAATCTGACCAAAAACCAGATTTCCTACATTGAGGATGGAGCCTTTTCTGCACAGTACAACCTGCGCGTCCTACAGCTGGGGTTCAACAAGCTCCGGAACATCACTGAGGGGATCCTGCGGGGTCTCGGCAGGCTGGAGTACCTGTATCTCCAGGCCAACCTCATAGAGGTGGTGAGTCCTAATTCCTTCTGGGAGTGCCCGAACGTGATGAACATTGACTTGTCCATGAATCGGCTGCAGTCACTGGAAAGTTCCACCTTCCTGGGACTTAGCAAACTCTCGACGTGTGAACTCTACGGCAACCCGTTTGACTGTTCCTGCCCACTGCTGGGCTTCCTCAAGTGGCTGGTGCAGTTTAACAACACCACTAGGAACTATGACCGCACTCAGTGCACGACTCCGGCCGAGTTTGCTGGTAGCCCGTTGCTGGGACAGGGTCAGTTTGGCTCCGAGGATGCACTGAGCTCCCTGCTTCTCCTGTGCAATGAGGAGTTCCACTCCCTCGACCCCAGGTTCCTCTTCACGCAAAAACCCACGGCCACCACTGCCACTTCCGAGAGCCCGTGCGAGGCCGAGGACTGTCCATCGGGCGAGGAGTCCACCCCGCTGATCTCCTTCCAGACGCCAGTCATCACGATGGATGTGACGCCGGAGCTAAAGCTGAAGGAGGTGTCGTACAACACGGTCACCCTACTGGTCCGCAGTCCGTCCTCCGCCGCCATGCCCAGCCTCCTGGTTCAGTACAGCAACAGTGCGTCCAAGGATGTGAAGAGCCTCGACACGCAGGAAGAGGAGATCAAAGTGGAAGAGTTAGCCCCCAACACCAACTACACCTACTGCGTGGCCTCCGTGCGCAACTCCCTGCGCTATAACCAGACGTGCATCAGCTTCTCCACCAGGGCTAGGATCAGAAGCAAACCACTACCGGCCCCTTCCAGCACCACGCACTACATCATGACCATCCTGGGCTGCCTGTTGGGAGCTGCAATCCTCCTCAGTGTGATCTACTACTGTCTCCGGAAGAAGAAGGAAGAGCGGGTGAAGGACAAAAGACCAGGAGACGCAAAGAAGACAATCATTGAACTTAAATACGCCCCGGAGTTGGAGACAATCACTATTACCCAGATGGCGCAGAAACCTCCACCCCCTTCCGATATCATGTCTTCTAGGTTACCGTTCCTGCCCTCGCCAAGGGCATTGGACGAGTACGATGTGCAGGAGGAACTCGACAGTCCCAACACCAGCAGGGGTAGCTATATGGATGTGAGGACAGGTGAACATCCGTACCACCGGGACATCCTGGAGAGTATGTTCGCAGAGAGCCACGACTCGGCGACCGAGATCTCCACCATAGCCAAGGAGGTGGACCAGGTCAACCTCATCATTAATAACTGCATCGACGCTCTACAGACCGAGAGCAGCTCGTTCCGCGGACCCGGATCCGGTCCTTCTATGGAATCACAAGGCTTCTTGAGGGCCGATCAAGCCCTGGGCAAATCGGGCTTCCTGTCGCCGGTGTACCGGGAGAGTTACCACCCACTAAAGAGGCACAGCAGCGTGGACGCTGCGCCCAGGTGTCCCAGCAACGCGTCCAACTGCTCGGTGCGCAGCCCCCGGTCGGTGCGCTCCGACATCTATGCTTGCCCCAGGTACAAGCCGGAAAATAAATATATTGAAAGGACCTCTCCGGCACGTAGTGCCGTCCTGAGCGCGACTCCGTGCCGAATTGGGAGAGTAGAAGCGGGCCAAATGCAAACCAACAGTGACCACCCTCACCTCTATGCCGGCTTGCATCCCGGGGAGAAAAAGCAAGCCAGGAGTCCAAGCCCCTGTGTCATCGAAGCGCCGCCGCGATCTCGCTCCCGCAGGAACCTGGCCTACACTCAGTTCTCCCCCCAGTACCACAGCGTCAGCTACGCCTCCAGCCCCGAGTACTCCAGCAAACCCTCCAAGGGCGTGTGGGAGCGCTACAAACCGCACGAGAAGTGGCACAGGCAGGAGGAATACCTGGCGGCCGGGTACGCGCTGAGAAAGAAAGTCCAGTTCGCAACCGATGAGGATTTGCATGATATTCTAGATTACTGGAAAGGGGTTTCCAGCCAACATAAATCCTGA